The Pempheris klunzingeri isolate RE-2024b chromosome 1, fPemKlu1.hap1, whole genome shotgun sequence genome includes a region encoding these proteins:
- the tgfbrap1 gene encoding transforming growth factor-beta receptor-associated protein 1 homolog, with translation MSVKAFELVPAVERDLLMGDKARINIECIECCGKHLYMGTNDCFIHHFLLDEVTSSKGKLSYSAQKLLHKYLGLKKPVAELRAASALERLIVLCDGIVFLVDMVTLETVPSAAGGGAKIRGVTAFCINENPVNGDPFCVEMGVLSSKRRTVQIYMVYEDRVQLVKEVTTPEQPCAVSLDGYFLCLALATQYMILNYKTGASQDLFPYNSEERRPIVKRIGREEFLLAAPGGLGMFANAEGVSQRAPVNWSESVIGAAVCFPYVVALDESFITIHSMLDQQLKQTLSFRDGHILQDFEGKVILASTKAVYVLVPLPLERQIQDLLASHRVEEALILTEGAQRNIPKDKFQILHKRILQQAGFIQFGQLQFLEAKEHFRKGQLDVRELISLYPLLLPASSSFTRCHPPLHEFADLNHLAQGDQEKVLRCKKFLISYLGEVRSTEVANGCREDVDTALLKLYAEQDHESLLDLLASDNACLLADSVPWLEKYHKYFALGLLYHYNGQDSAALQLWIRVVDGDLQDPTRSDLFEYIVDFLYSCSNLDLVWKYADWALRKDPAIGVHIFTKRPVSKDQPEFNPDDVITYLGKHSRALLLYLEHLVLETRTQKEKFHTHLAVLYLERVLSLLSESPINEEQLSRARDRLQGLLRESNLYRVQFLLGKMENCEQLLLERATLHGKLEEHDKALHILVHKLRDFPSAEAFCIWASSSQDSAYRQQLFHLLLGVYLDGNQAGGGGSGQLEMAAVDLLNRHGEVFDAVRVLRMLPEGWSLQLLRPFLGRAIRASMHACRTSQIALGLSHSENLQLLHDRLKERKKPIFVSEKKGCHLCHNTFSEPDVVCLPGGVPVHTHCVAQRVRDSPTKRQLTNSSNHT, from the exons ATGAGTGTGAAGGCTTTTGAGCTAGTCCCTGCTGTGGAGCGAGATCTCCTCATGGGCGACAAGGCTCGGATCAACATCGAGTGCATAGAGTGCTGTGGAAAGCACTTGTACATGGGTACCAATGACTGCTTCATCCACCACTTCCTGCTGGACGAGGTCACCTCCTCCAAAGGGAAACTGAGTTACTCGGCTCAGAAGCTGCTGCACAAATATCTAGGTCTCAAAAAACCAGTTGCTGAGCTGCGTGCCGCCTCCGCTTTGGAGCGTCTGATAGTGCTTTGCGATGGGATAGTGTTCCTTGTCGATATGGTGACACTAGAGACTGTTCCCTCGGCGGCAGGAGGTGGGGCGAAGATCAGAGGTGTGACAGCGTTCTGCATTAATGAGAACCCGGTGAACGGTGATCCATTCTGTGTGGAAATGGGTGTGCTCTCCTCTAAGCGGCGGACAGTCCAGATTTACATGGTGTATGAGGACAGAGTGCAGCTGGTCAAAGAGGTGACCACTCCCGAGCAGCCCTGTGCCGTCAGTCTCGACGGTTACTTCTTGTGCCTGGCCCTCGCTACGCAGTACATGATTCTGAACTACAAAACAGGTGCCTCCCAAGACCTCTTCCCTTACaacagtgaggagaggaggccCATTGTGAAGAGGATTGGCAGGGAAGAGTTCCTCTTAGCAGCACCTGGTGGTCTGG GAATGTTTGCTAATGCAGAAGGGGTATCTCAGCGGGCTCCAGTCAACTGGTCAGAGAGCGTGATTGGTGCCGCGGTGTGCTTTCCGTACGTGGTGGCTTTGGACGAGAGCTTCATCACCATTCACAGCATGTTGGACCAGCAACTAAAACAGACCCTTTCATTCAGGGATGGACACATTCTGCAAGACTTTGAAG gaAAGGTCATCTTGGCATCCACTAAGGCAGTGTATGTCCTGGTACCCCTGCCGCTGGAGAGACAGATCCAGGACCTGCTGGCCAGTCACAGAGTGGAGGAGGCGCTCATCCTCACAGAGGGAGCACAGAGAAATATTCCCAAAGACAAGTTCCAG ATTTTGCACAAAAGAATCCTCCAGCAGGCAGGTTTCATACAGTTTGGCCAACTTCAGTTTCTAGAAGCAAAAGAACACTTCAG GAAAGGGCAGCTGGACGTGCGAGAGCTGATATCTCTCtacccactgctgctgccagctTCCTCTTCATTCACACGCTGCCACCCTCCTCTTCACGAGTTTGCAGATCTCAACCACCTGGCACAGGGTGACCAGGAGAAAGTGCTGCGATGCAAGAAATTCCTCATCAGTTATTTGGGAGAG GTACGAAGCACAGAGGTTGCCAATGGGTGTAGAGAGGACGTGGACACCGCACTGTTAAAGCTGTATGCTGAGCAGGATCACGAGAGCCTTCTAGACCTGCTAGCTTCAGACAACGCCTGCCTGCTAGCAGACAGCGTGCCATGGCTGGAGAAATATCACAA ATATTTTGCACTTGGACTTCTCTATCATTATAATGGTCAGGACTCAGCTGCACTTCAG CTGTGGATTCGTGTGGTAGATGGCGATCTCCAAGACCCCACAAGATCTGACCTGTTTGAGTACATTGTGGACTTTCTCTACTCCTGCTCCAATCTAGACCTTGTATGGAAGTACGCAGACTGGGCACTGCGGAAGGATCCCGCT ATAGGTGTCCACATCTTTACTAAGAGGCCTGTCAGTAAAGATCAGCCCGAAtttaaccctgatgatgtcatcacttACCTGGGAAAGCACAGCCGGGCACTGCTTCTCTACTTGGAACACCTGGTGCTGGAGACACGGACTCAG AAAGAGAAGTtccacacacacctggctgTGTTGTACCTGGAGAGGGTCTTGTCGTTGCTATCAGAGTCACCAATCAATGAAGAGCAGCTCAGCAGAGCTAGAGACCGGCTCCAAGGCCTGCTCAGGGAGTCCAACCTATACCGTGTACAGTTTCTTTTAG GTAAAATGGAGAACTGTGAACAACTGCTGCTAGAGCGTGCAACACTACATGGAAAACTGGAGGAGCATGACAAGGCACTGCACATATTGGTGCACAAGCTCAGAGACTTCCCGTCTGCTGAGGCCTTCTGTATATGGGCCTCGTCTAGTCAGGATTCTGCTTATCGACAGCAGCTGTTTCATCTGCTCTTGGGAGTGTATCTAGACGGGAACCAGGCAGGAGGAGGTGGCAGTGGACAACTGGAGATGGCGGCAGTGGACCTCCTAAATCGACACGGCGAGGTTTTCGATGCAGTGCGCGTTCTGCGCATGCTCCCCGAGGGCTggtcactgcagctgctgcggCCCTTCCTGGGTCGGGCTATCAGGGCCAGTATGCACGCCTGCCGCACCTCCCAGATCGCTCTGGGGCTATCCCACTCGGAAAACCTTCAACTGCTGCATGACAGG CTGAAAGAGCGGAAGAAACCAATCTTTGTGTCTGAGAAGAAGGGATGCCACCTGTGCCACAACACCTTCAGTGAGCCTGACGTGGTGTGTCTGCCGGGTGGAGTGCCTGTCCACACTCACTGTGTCGCCCAGAGAGTAAGAGACTCTCCCACAAAGAGACAGTTAACTAATAGCAGTAACCACACGTGA